From Solwaraspora sp. WMMD1047, the proteins below share one genomic window:
- a CDS encoding type II toxin-antitoxin system VapC family toxin — protein MSLVVLDTDVASAILRGRLHDRLRARLAGKTLCITFVTLGELTKWTALRSWGPRKLADLAQWRSGVVLLPFDEAVATTWGQLQARAQHRGRPRPTNDSWIAACCLVDRLPLATFNGKDYADFAEFDGLHLFDVS, from the coding sequence GTGAGCCTGGTCGTCCTGGACACCGACGTCGCGTCGGCGATCCTGCGTGGTCGGCTACACGACCGGCTCCGTGCCCGGCTAGCCGGAAAGACCCTGTGCATCACCTTCGTCACGCTCGGGGAGCTGACCAAGTGGACCGCGCTCCGGAGCTGGGGGCCCCGCAAGCTAGCCGACCTCGCCCAGTGGCGGTCCGGTGTCGTGCTGCTGCCCTTCGACGAGGCGGTGGCGACGACCTGGGGGCAGCTCCAGGCACGGGCACAGCATCGCGGGCGGCCCCGACCGACGAACGACTCATGGATCGCGGCCTGCTGCCTGGTCGACCGGCTGCCGTTGGCGACCTTCAACGGCAAGGACTACGCCGACTTCGCCGAGTTCGACGGCCTTCATCTCTTCGACGTCTCGTAG
- a CDS encoding TetR/AcrR family transcriptional regulator, translating into MDRSVKYRYPRDVARPREFDEKAVLDAAREQFWAKGYAGTSMDAIAAATGLGKGSLYGAFGGKRQLFLRIFDAYCARIADAVTSGLTGPDDQAYARLCAHIRAAAAGVAADSRHRGCLLAKGAAELSEHDLDVTTRSRRTLEGIATALADDIRIAQRRNDLDPAADADQLAALVVAVLRGIEALGKAGIDADRLEGIAETAIALLPRTDKERETDVPTGSVLRMPQGGQG; encoded by the coding sequence ATGGACCGATCCGTCAAGTACCGGTATCCTCGGGATGTGGCCAGGCCGAGGGAGTTCGACGAGAAGGCGGTCCTCGACGCTGCCCGAGAGCAGTTCTGGGCCAAGGGGTACGCAGGAACGAGCATGGACGCCATCGCCGCCGCGACCGGCCTGGGCAAAGGCAGCCTGTACGGCGCCTTCGGCGGCAAGAGGCAGCTGTTCCTGCGGATCTTCGACGCCTACTGCGCGCGCATCGCAGATGCCGTGACGAGTGGGCTGACCGGGCCGGACGACCAGGCCTACGCCCGACTGTGTGCCCACATCCGCGCCGCAGCGGCCGGGGTCGCCGCCGACAGCAGGCATCGCGGATGCCTACTCGCCAAGGGCGCGGCCGAGCTCTCCGAGCACGACCTCGACGTCACCACCCGATCCCGCCGCACACTGGAGGGGATTGCCACGGCCCTGGCCGACGACATTCGCATCGCGCAGCGTCGCAACGACCTCGATCCGGCCGCCGACGCCGACCAACTCGCCGCGCTCGTCGTGGCGGTGCTTCGAGGCATCGAGGCCCTCGGCAAAGCCGGGATCGACGCCGACCGACTGGAGGGCATCGCCGAGACCGCCATCGCCCTCCTCCCGCGGACGGACAAGGAGCGCGAGACAGATGTCCCCACCGGCTCGGTGCTTCGGATGCCACAGGGCGGTCAGGGCTGA